A section of the Oryza sativa Japonica Group chromosome 1, ASM3414082v1 genome encodes:
- the LOC4327598 gene encoding putative pentatricopeptide repeat-containing protein At5g40405 has translation MHHQQLKPGEAASLPRHLLEAHVVALVRRCCPGLLALRAAHARLIRLRLPRLTAAFALSKLLASSSSSSSSSCGAAPSYARNLFDQIPEPTAFCYNSLIRALSSAAGAAPAADTVLVYRRMLRAGSPLPNSFTLAFALKACSVVPALGEGRQLHSQAFRRGLEPSPYVQTGLLNLYAKCEEVALARTVFDGMVGDKNLAAWSAMIGGYSRVGMVNEALGLFREMQAADVNPDEVTMVSVISACAKAGALDLGRWVHAFIDRKGITVDLELSTALIDMYAKCGLIERAKGVFDAMAERDTKAWSAMIVGLAIHGLVEVALKLFSRMLELKVRPNNVTFIGVLSACAHSGLVNEGRRYWSTMQELGIKPSMENYGCMVDLFCRSSLLDEAYSFVTGMAIPPNSVIWRTLLVASKNSNRFDIVQSASKKLLELEPCNPENYVLLSNLYASNSQWDRVSYMRKKMKENNVNVVAGCSSIEINGYLHKFVVSDDSHPEIKEIRLLLREIADRVVRAGHKPWTAAVLHDVGEEEKEVALCEHSERLAIAYGLLKTKAPHVIRVVKNLRFCPDCHEVAKIVSKSYDREIIVRDRVRFHRFVEGSCSCKDFW, from the exons ATGCACCACCAGCAGCTCAAACCGGGCGAGGCCGCCTCGCtcccgcgccacctcctcgaggCCCACGTCGTCGCGCTCGTCCGCCGATGCTGCCCGGGCCTCCTCGCGCTCCGCGCCGCACACGCGCGCCTCATCAGGctccgcctccctcgcctcACAGCCGCCTTCGCGCTCTCCAagctcctcgcctcctcctcctcctcctcctcctcctcctgcggcGCCGCGCCATCCTACGCCCGCAACCTGTTCGACCAAATCCCCGAGCCGACCGCCTTCTGCTACAACTCCCTCATCCGCgcgctctcctccgccgccggcgccgccccggccgCGGACACCGTCCTGGTCTACCGCCGAATGCTGCGCGCCGGGTCCCCGCTCCCCAACTCCTTCACGCTCGCGTTCGCGCTCAAGGCGTGCTCCGTCGTGCCGGCTCTCGGGGAGGGCCGGCAGCTGCATTCGCAGGCTTTCCGCCGGGGGCTTGAACCGAGCCCCTACGTGCAGACCGGGCTGCTTAACCTCTATGCCAAGTGCGAGGAGGTTGCGCTCGCCAGGACAGTGTTCGATGGCATGGTTGGGGACAAGAATTTGGCCGCGTGGAGTGCCATGATCGGCGGGTACTCCAGGGTCGGGATGGTTAACGAGGCTTTGGGGCTGTTCCGAGAGATGCAGGCAGCAGATGTGAACCCGGATGAGGTCACCATGGTTAGTGTCATTTCGGCATGCGCCAAGGCAGGGGCGCTTGATTTGGGGAGATGGGTGCATGCTTTTATCGATAGGAAAGGTATCACAGTCGATCTTGAGCTGAGCACAGCATTAATTGATATGTATGCAAAGTGTGGGTTGATAGAGCGGGCAAAGGGAGTGTTTGATGCAATGGCGGAGAGAGATACAAAGGCATGGAGTGCAATGATCGTTGGATTGGCGATACATGGTCTTGTAGAGGTTGCCTTGAAGCTTTTCTCAAGAATGCTAGAGCTTAAG GTGAGGCCTAACAATGTCACCTTTATAGGTGTGTTGTCAGCCTGTGCTCACAGTGGGTTAGTGAATGAAGGCCGACGATATTGGTCTACTATGCAAGAATTGGGTATCAAACCTTCAATGGAGAACTATGGTTGCATGGTTGACCTTTTCTGTCGTTCTAGCCTTTTGGATGAAGCATATTCATTTGTTACTGGCATGGCTATCCCTCCAAATTCAGTAATTTGGAGGACTCTTCTTGTTGCCAGTAAGAACTCAAATAGATTTGATATAGTGCAATCAGCATCAAAGAAGCTCCTTGAGTTAGAACCTTGCAATCCAGAAAACTATGTTCTACTCTCAAATTTGTACGCATCGAATTCCCAGTGGGATAGAGTAAGCTATATGAGGAAAAAGATGAAGGAAAACAATGTTAATGTTGTTGCTGGCTGTAGTTCGATTGAAATTAATGGTTACCTTCACAAGTTTGTGGTGAGTGATGATTCACACCCTGAAATAAAGGAGATAAGACTGTTACTGAGGGAAATAGCTGACCGTGTGGTACGTGCTGGCCACAAGCCTTGGACTGCAGCCGTGCTTCATGATGTTGGTGAAGAGGAAAAAGAAGTTGCACTTTGTGAGCACAGTGAAAGGTTAGCCATTGCATATGGTTTGTTGAAGACAAAAGCGCCTCACGTCATTCGGGTGGTAAAGAATTTGAGATTCTGTCCAGATTGCCATGAAGTAGCAAAAATAGTAAGCAAGTCATATGATAGAGAAATCATTGTTAGGGACCGTGTTCGTTTCCATAGATTTGTTGAGGGAAGTTGTTCTTGCAAGGACTTTTGGTGA